From Drosophila subpulchrella strain 33 F10 #4 breed RU33 unplaced genomic scaffold, RU_Dsub_v1.1 Primary Assembly Seq354, whole genome shotgun sequence, the proteins below share one genomic window:
- the LOC119560758 gene encoding vacuolar-sorting protein SNF8: MRRRVGLGAIQQQKLAAEKYKDKGTDLQENQLEQMTKQMEVFRVKLEEFAMKHKEDIRKNSQFRKQFQEMCAAIGVDPLASGKGFWSVLGMGDFYYELGVQVVEVCLAANHKTGGLMELDELRRRLIAARGQSSVHQEITKEDILMAAKKLTIFGNGFVVHKLGKGKYIVQSIPGELSMEETNILNAASNTEQGCVTQSQLMNDLGWTEYRAQQSLDKVLGEGLCWIDKQAQDEPAYWFPSLFPGRNAQTTAAT; encoded by the exons ATGCGACGACGTGTGGGCCTGGGAGCCATTCAGCAGCAGAAACTGGCCGCTGAGAAGTACAAGGACAAGGGCACCGACCTGCAGGAAAACCAGCTCGAGCAAATGACGAAGCAAATGGAGGTTTTCCGTGTGAAACTCGAGGAGTTTGCCATGAAACACAAGGAGGACATCCGCAAGAACTCGCAGTTCCGCAAGCAGTTTCAGGAAATGTGCGCCGCCATTGGCGTGGATCCCCTGGCCTCCGGCAAAGGCTTCTGGAGCGTGCTGGGAATGGGCGATTTCTACTACGAACTGGGCGTCCAGGTGGTGGAGGTCTGCCTGGCCGCCAATCACAAGACCGGTGGCCTCATGGAACTGGACGAGCTGCGACGACGCCTCATCGCCGCCAGGGGTCAGAGTTCAGTGCACCAGGAGATCACCAAGGAGGACATCCTCATGGCCGCCAAGAAACTGACCATCTTTGGAAATGG CTTTGTGGTGCACAAACTGGGAAAGGGCAAGTACATAGTTCAGTCCATTCCTGGAGAGCTGAGCATGGAGGAGACCAATATCCTGAACGCAGCATCCAATACAGAACAGGGATGTGTTACGCAAAGTCAGCTGATGAACGATTTGGG TTGGACTGAATACCGCGCCCAGCAGTCACTGGACAAGGTGCTCGGCGAGGGTCTCTGCTGGATTGACAAGCAGGCGCAGGATGAGCCTGCCTACTGGTTCCCCAGTTTGTTTCCCGGTCGCAATGCACAGACCACAGCCGCCACGTAG